The following proteins are encoded in a genomic region of Armigeres subalbatus isolate Guangzhou_Male unplaced genomic scaffold, GZ_Asu_2 Contig230, whole genome shotgun sequence:
- the LOC134203791 gene encoding uncharacterized protein LOC134203791 isoform X2, with translation MEPLQQQHQHHLSGSEVAGTRTGGASAPITTITTTSATSSTAAVLLADLSSIRIKGDELSRSASSPLMSSRSKEIPGLDSQRSSHCPVVREGPALGCNFCWNTRRILRRKTKYHCPECQTNLCIAPCFQEYHEHQSAENPAPTSNDSGSGCVYGVGGLYAKVDLRFVENLYFCGIVSFSFFYG, from the exons ATGGAACCGCTCCAACAGCAGCACCAGCACCATTTATCGGGAAGTGAGGTTGCCGGTACACGCACCGGCGGTGCTAGTGCTCCTATCACAACGATCACCACGACCAGCGCCACCAGCTCCACCGCCGCAGTGCTACTTGCCGACCTGAGTTCAATTCGCATAAAAGGCGACGAATTGTCGCGGTCTGCTTCATCTCCTTTG ATGAGCAGCCGATCGAAGGAAATACCCGGCCTGGACAGCCAACGGTCTAGCCACTGTCCGGTGGTACGGGAGGGTCCCGCGCTGGGTTGCAATTTCTGCTGGAACACAAGGAGGATACTGCGACGGAAAACCAAGTACCACTGTCCCGAGTGCCAGACGAACTTGTGCATTGCGCCCTGCTTCCAGGAGTATCACGAACACCAATCGGCGGAGAACCCTGCCCCCACCAGCAACGACAGCGGAAGCGGCTGTGTGTATGGTGTAGGTGGATTGTACGCAAAAGTGGATCTCCGATTTGTTGAGAATCTTTACTTTTGCGGAATTGTGTCATTCTCTTTTTTTTATGGGTAA
- the LOC134203791 gene encoding uncharacterized protein LOC134203791 isoform X1 encodes MEPLQQQHQHHLSGSEVAGTRTGGASAPITTITTTSATSSTAAVLLADLSSIRIKGDELSRSASSPLIIQMSSRSKEIPGLDSQRSSHCPVVREGPALGCNFCWNTRRILRRKTKYHCPECQTNLCIAPCFQEYHEHQSAENPAPTSNDSGSGCVYGVGGLYAKVDLRFVENLYFCGIVSFSFFYG; translated from the exons ATGGAACCGCTCCAACAGCAGCACCAGCACCATTTATCGGGAAGTGAGGTTGCCGGTACACGCACCGGCGGTGCTAGTGCTCCTATCACAACGATCACCACGACCAGCGCCACCAGCTCCACCGCCGCAGTGCTACTTGCCGACCTGAGTTCAATTCGCATAAAAGGCGACGAATTGTCGCGGTCTGCTTCATCTCCTTTG ATCATACAGATGAGCAGCCGATCGAAGGAAATACCCGGCCTGGACAGCCAACGGTCTAGCCACTGTCCGGTGGTACGGGAGGGTCCCGCGCTGGGTTGCAATTTCTGCTGGAACACAAGGAGGATACTGCGACGGAAAACCAAGTACCACTGTCCCGAGTGCCAGACGAACTTGTGCATTGCGCCCTGCTTCCAGGAGTATCACGAACACCAATCGGCGGAGAACCCTGCCCCCACCAGCAACGACAGCGGAAGCGGCTGTGTGTATGGTGTAGGTGGATTGTACGCAAAAGTGGATCTCCGATTTGTTGAGAATCTTTACTTTTGCGGAATTGTGTCATTCTCTTTTTTTTATGGGTAA